A single genomic interval of uncultured Pseudodesulfovibrio sp. harbors:
- a CDS encoding linear amide C-N hydrolase, whose translation MSTFFLIGVFLLLQASPALSCTRFIYTADNGQVFTGRSMDWLEDLKSDFWAFPRGMKRDGGVGENSIKWTAKYGSVILSGYDAASADGMNEKGLVANLLYLAESDYGKLNGKPALSIAAWVQYVLDNYPNVNEAVKSMRKEPFRLAAAQLPNGSAPTLHLAISDPTGDSAIFEYIGGKLVIHHGKEFTVMTNSPIYDKQLALNEYWKQIGGLTMLPGTNRASDRYVRASFYVDALPRFKDNRMAVAAAFSVIRNVSVPLGITTPGHPNISTTIWRTVSDQKNRVYYYESAISPNIFWIDLKKIDFSKGQKPRKISLKGHPIMAGDQSGAFIAAEPFKWLAP comes from the coding sequence ATGAGTACATTTTTTCTGATCGGTGTTTTTCTCCTTTTGCAGGCGAGTCCTGCGCTTTCCTGTACCCGGTTCATTTATACGGCTGACAATGGACAGGTCTTTACCGGGCGTTCAATGGATTGGCTGGAAGATTTGAAAAGTGACTTCTGGGCTTTCCCGCGCGGCATGAAACGCGATGGTGGAGTTGGTGAGAATTCCATCAAGTGGACGGCAAAGTACGGTAGCGTCATTCTGTCCGGCTATGATGCGGCTTCTGCCGACGGCATGAATGAAAAGGGACTTGTTGCCAATCTGCTCTATTTGGCCGAATCCGATTATGGCAAGCTGAACGGCAAACCCGCTTTGTCCATCGCCGCATGGGTCCAGTACGTCCTGGATAACTATCCGAACGTGAATGAAGCGGTGAAGTCCATGCGTAAGGAACCGTTCCGTCTCGCCGCCGCCCAATTGCCCAATGGTTCGGCTCCTACGCTGCATCTGGCCATATCCGATCCCACCGGCGATTCAGCGATATTTGAGTATATCGGAGGAAAACTGGTCATTCATCACGGCAAGGAGTTTACCGTGATGACCAATTCTCCGATCTATGACAAGCAGCTCGCACTCAATGAATACTGGAAGCAGATTGGCGGGCTGACCATGCTGCCCGGAACCAACCGCGCGAGTGACCGATATGTCCGTGCCAGCTTTTATGTCGATGCCTTGCCCCGGTTCAAGGACAACCGCATGGCGGTCGCTGCGGCGTTCAGTGTGATACGCAACGTCTCGGTGCCTCTGGGAATAACCACGCCCGGGCATCCGAACATTTCCACCACGATCTGGCGGACCGTGTCTGACCAGAAGAACCGTGTTTACTATTATGAATCAGCAATTTCTCCCAATATCTTCTGGATTGATCTCAAGAAGATTGATTTCAGCAAGGGGCAGAAGCCGCGAAAGATCAGCCTCAAGGGACATCCTATCATGGCAGGCGATCAGTCGGGTGCATTTATCGCGGCCGAGCCTTTCAAGTGGCTTGCCCCGTAG
- a CDS encoding DUF5698 domain-containing protein, whose protein sequence is MVTVLGESRAAFYLGCLEMTLWIFGTSAVMLKVGEEPFLGVCYAVGFACGNVGGIMAEKKLALGNVVVRIISAWHGNDIANAVRDAGFIITTVAGEGSDGPVTVQFVVCKRSDMKHVLAVARDIDPQLFYTFETAGGVSEVRSPSGSRADKLLAPLKRIVPQF, encoded by the coding sequence ATGGTGACCGTGCTTGGAGAGTCTCGGGCAGCATTTTATTTGGGTTGTCTTGAGATGACGTTGTGGATTTTCGGCACGTCAGCCGTGATGCTCAAGGTCGGTGAAGAGCCGTTTCTCGGTGTGTGTTATGCGGTCGGGTTTGCCTGTGGCAACGTGGGCGGCATCATGGCTGAAAAGAAACTGGCGCTTGGCAATGTCGTTGTCCGTATCATCAGCGCATGGCACGGAAATGATATTGCCAATGCGGTTCGGGATGCCGGTTTCATCATTACAACCGTTGCGGGCGAAGGCTCTGACGGGCCGGTGACCGTGCAGTTTGTCGTGTGCAAGCGAAGTGACATGAAACATGTTCTGGCGGTGGCCCGTGATATCGACCCCCAGCTTTTCTATACTTTTGAGACCGCAGGCGGAGTCAGCGAGGTTCGGAGTCCTTCGGGCAGTCGGGCAGACAAGCTGCTTGCGCCGTTGAAACGGATTGTGCCTCAATTTTAA
- a CDS encoding alpha/beta hydrolase codes for MDNFQAIETKADNHVAGWVTTTDSAKLWVEIHGQGRPVVLIHGWTMSSRFWRRQLPLADHFQIITVNLRGHGKSQSTLRGQTVPRYARDVRDVIRSLHLDNILLMGWSMGGCVVLDYWQQYGSANLSALGLVESCPAPLSAGPWNVHNCRENNLPALRGTISRLNEDRESFGTDFIHRMFISGEAPDHALKWMLHEQLKTDTETAARIYEDYVQRDYTAILPTIDAPTIVVHGRSRHMCFGPSTGRFVAGSIPNARFVILEKSGHMPFYEEADAFNAELTHFLEQHA; via the coding sequence ATGGATAATTTTCAAGCAATTGAAACCAAGGCAGACAACCATGTTGCAGGATGGGTGACCACGACCGACTCTGCAAAGCTCTGGGTTGAAATCCACGGACAGGGACGCCCTGTGGTGCTTATCCACGGCTGGACCATGAGTTCCCGTTTCTGGCGACGCCAACTGCCGCTTGCAGATCATTTTCAGATCATCACTGTCAATCTGCGTGGTCATGGCAAATCACAATCCACCCTGCGCGGTCAAACCGTCCCACGTTACGCACGCGATGTGCGGGATGTCATTCGCTCCCTACATCTCGACAACATCTTGCTCATGGGCTGGTCCATGGGCGGCTGTGTCGTTCTGGACTACTGGCAGCAATACGGCAGTGCCAACCTGTCCGCGCTCGGTCTGGTCGAAAGCTGTCCCGCGCCATTGTCAGCCGGTCCCTGGAACGTCCACAACTGCCGGGAAAACAATCTCCCCGCCCTGCGCGGCACCATCAGCCGCCTCAACGAAGACCGCGAATCTTTCGGGACGGATTTCATCCACAGAATGTTTATTTCAGGGGAAGCGCCAGACCATGCGCTCAAGTGGATGCTGCACGAACAGTTGAAAACGGATACTGAAACCGCCGCCCGCATCTACGAAGACTATGTCCAACGCGACTATACGGCTATTCTGCCGACGATAGACGCCCCGACCATCGTTGTTCATGGCCGCTCGCGCCACATGTGCTTTGGCCCGTCAACAGGACGCTTTGTTGCAGGCTCGATTCCGAACGCCCGATTTGTCATACTCGAAAAAAGCGGACATATGCCGTTCTACGAAGAAGCCGACGCCTTCAATGCGGAACTTACTCATTTTCTTGAACAACACGCCTAA
- the tsaA gene encoding tRNA (N6-threonylcarbamoyladenosine(37)-N6)-methyltransferase TrmO yields MNMQLKIIGTIESDIKDYRTAPKMEDEPGAVRARVHLDPAYAVGLDAMEPGAKLELFTWFHKADRSVLKVHPRGDVTQPQRGVFTTRSPFRPNPIGLHRVTLVAIENETTLVIEPLEAIDGTPVIDIKSAPNPT; encoded by the coding sequence ATGAACATGCAGCTCAAAATCATCGGCACCATCGAATCAGATATCAAGGACTACCGGACTGCTCCGAAAATGGAGGACGAACCGGGCGCTGTCCGTGCCCGCGTGCATCTGGACCCTGCCTATGCAGTCGGTTTGGATGCCATGGAACCCGGTGCAAAACTTGAGCTGTTCACATGGTTTCACAAGGCTGACCGCTCTGTGCTCAAGGTTCATCCACGTGGAGACGTCACCCAGCCGCAACGCGGCGTCTTCACCACCCGCTCACCGTTCCGGCCCAACCCGATCGGCCTGCACCGGGTCACGCTGGTCGCCATCGAAAACGAAACGACCTTGGTTATCGAACCGCTGGAAGCCATTGACGGCACTCCGGTTATCGACATCAAGTCCGCGCCCAATCCAACGTAA
- the thiL gene encoding thiamine-phosphate kinase, whose translation MKSEEQFLELIDTYFPRDHKFLALGRGDDCAVFTGGKEMCVSSDLFLEDVHFRRDYFTAEDIGYKALAVNISDIAAMGAHPVAFTMDLMAPADLDDAFWNGFFKSMSMLARQNDMVLAGGDLSRADKLGVSITAFGTAPGSKRFLTRGNCAPGDILFTVGDLGLARAGLMTLEAVGIKGREAFPAAVLAHLRPKPKVLVGTLLNAAGVKGLMDVSDGLARDLPRFLGPELGADITMPTETLNGNVIAFALGVGADPVEVAMLGGEDYALLGACAPEDSDKTKSVPGLTIIGTVTDNPGIIVNGTPFQAEGFDHFDK comes from the coding sequence ATGAAAAGCGAAGAACAATTCCTTGAACTGATCGACACCTATTTTCCGCGTGACCACAAATTTCTCGCCCTCGGACGCGGCGACGACTGCGCCGTGTTCACCGGAGGCAAGGAGATGTGCGTCTCGTCTGACCTTTTCCTTGAAGACGTCCATTTTCGCCGGGACTATTTCACCGCCGAAGATATCGGCTACAAGGCGCTGGCCGTCAATATCAGCGACATCGCCGCCATGGGCGCGCATCCCGTAGCCTTCACCATGGACCTCATGGCCCCGGCCGACCTTGACGATGCATTCTGGAACGGCTTCTTCAAATCAATGTCCATGCTCGCCCGTCAGAACGACATGGTGCTGGCGGGTGGCGATCTCAGCCGCGCCGACAAACTCGGCGTCAGCATCACGGCTTTCGGCACTGCCCCCGGCTCCAAACGTTTCCTGACTCGCGGCAACTGCGCCCCCGGCGACATCCTGTTCACCGTAGGCGACCTCGGCCTTGCCCGCGCGGGCCTCATGACTCTTGAAGCCGTAGGCATCAAAGGCCGTGAAGCCTTTCCCGCAGCAGTTCTTGCCCACCTTCGCCCCAAACCGAAGGTGCTGGTCGGCACCCTGCTCAATGCAGCAGGCGTCAAAGGACTCATGGACGTCTCAGACGGCCTTGCACGCGATCTGCCGCGCTTTCTCGGTCCAGAGCTTGGTGCGGATATCACCATGCCCACGGAAACGCTCAACGGAAATGTGATCGCATTTGCTCTGGGAGTAGGGGCCGACCCGGTGGAAGTCGCCATGCTGGGCGGCGAAGATTACGCTCTGCTCGGGGCGTGTGCACCTGAAGATAGTGACAAAACAAAGAGCGTTCCCGGCCTGACGATCATTGGTACAGTAACCGACAATCCCGGCATAATCGTCAACGGAACACCGTTTCAGGCAGAAGGATTCGACCACTTCGACAAATAA
- a CDS encoding ATP-dependent helicase translates to MSIDFENELNEAQREAVQTTEGPVLVIAGAGSGKTRTIVYRLAHLVEQGVDPAQILLLTFTRKASQEMLHRAEGILGRPLTGTSGGTFHSFAYATLRRNAMDIGFDNGFTLMDRADSENICKEVKEVLKLGKGDRSYPRKGTLLDMITKSRNKEVGIDVILEREAYHLSPYLDDLEEIASGYEAFKKQHALVDYDDLLFLLDKLLTENEPLRNQLQARYRYIMVDEYQDTNLVQARIVKHLAGNKGNVMAVGDDAQSIYAFRGANVANILEFPNIFGGTKVIRLEQNYRSVQPILDLTNEILKGAVTKFDKNLYSELKSEKLPEIVHPMSDQTQARLVVDQILQLQRKYMLHDIAVLFRAGYQSFPLEIALTRVGIDYQKFGGIRFHEAAHIKDVLSYLRLVLNPHDLLALQRAMDHIKGVGPKTVAKIYQAIHTNDQKYMVKMTKKHEALRELLNELDALRAMPPKPAALLERLMAFYQPILIEKYPDDYPKRQAGLEQLSQISVSYSDMEQFLGDLSLDGDPDEEKRKENAVVLSTVHSAKGLEWSAVIIIDLVEDRFPSRKAMQRSEDLEEERRLMYVACTRAKKCLKLFVPGSVYNRASGMSDPTMASPFVLELPNTVYDRFNESYSGGLEKRRTAQSGSGSMRKNSTMSTSPSTGTTPDTAQTKLGFCKHKIFGKGKIIAAPEPNKYKVNFPGFGIKTIIGDYLEML, encoded by the coding sequence ATGAGCATAGATTTTGAAAATGAACTGAATGAAGCGCAGCGTGAAGCCGTGCAGACAACCGAAGGCCCGGTACTCGTCATCGCCGGAGCCGGGTCGGGAAAAACCCGCACCATTGTCTATCGGTTGGCCCACCTTGTTGAACAGGGCGTGGACCCGGCGCAGATACTGCTGCTCACTTTTACCCGCAAGGCATCACAGGAGATGCTCCATCGCGCCGAGGGCATTCTCGGACGCCCGCTCACCGGCACCAGCGGCGGTACATTTCATTCGTTTGCCTATGCCACCCTGCGACGCAACGCCATGGACATCGGCTTTGACAACGGCTTCACCCTCATGGACCGTGCGGACAGCGAAAATATCTGCAAGGAAGTCAAGGAGGTACTCAAACTCGGCAAGGGAGACCGGTCCTACCCGAGAAAAGGCACCCTCCTTGATATGATCACCAAGTCGCGCAACAAGGAAGTCGGCATCGACGTCATCCTTGAACGTGAAGCCTACCACCTCAGCCCATACCTTGATGATCTGGAAGAAATCGCCAGCGGTTACGAGGCGTTCAAGAAACAACACGCCCTTGTGGATTACGACGACCTTCTCTTCCTGCTCGACAAACTGCTGACTGAAAACGAACCACTCAGAAACCAGTTACAGGCCAGATATCGCTATATCATGGTCGATGAATATCAGGATACCAACCTGGTTCAAGCGCGTATCGTCAAGCACCTCGCCGGGAACAAGGGCAATGTCATGGCAGTGGGCGATGACGCCCAGTCCATCTACGCGTTTCGCGGAGCAAATGTCGCCAACATCCTCGAATTTCCGAACATATTCGGTGGAACGAAGGTTATCCGTCTAGAACAGAATTACCGTTCGGTCCAGCCTATCCTCGACCTGACCAACGAAATCCTCAAGGGTGCGGTCACGAAGTTCGACAAGAATCTTTACTCGGAGCTCAAAAGCGAAAAACTGCCTGAAATCGTCCATCCCATGAGCGATCAGACACAGGCGCGCCTTGTTGTCGACCAGATCCTTCAGTTGCAGCGCAAATACATGCTGCACGACATCGCAGTTCTTTTTCGCGCGGGGTACCAGTCTTTCCCGCTTGAAATCGCGCTGACGCGTGTTGGGATCGATTACCAGAAATTCGGTGGCATCCGCTTTCACGAAGCCGCGCACATCAAGGACGTGCTTTCCTATCTCCGCCTCGTGCTCAATCCGCATGACCTGCTCGCCCTGCAACGCGCCATGGACCACATCAAGGGCGTCGGTCCCAAGACCGTTGCGAAAATCTATCAGGCCATACACACGAACGACCAAAAATACATGGTCAAAATGACCAAGAAACACGAAGCGCTCAGGGAGCTGCTCAATGAACTCGACGCTCTCCGGGCCATGCCGCCCAAACCGGCAGCCCTGCTTGAACGCCTGATGGCCTTCTATCAGCCCATCCTGATTGAAAAATACCCGGACGATTATCCCAAACGGCAGGCCGGTCTTGAACAATTGAGCCAGATTTCCGTAAGCTATTCGGACATGGAGCAATTCCTCGGCGACCTCAGCCTTGACGGCGACCCGGACGAAGAAAAGCGCAAGGAAAACGCAGTAGTGCTTTCCACTGTGCATTCAGCCAAAGGGCTTGAATGGAGCGCAGTCATCATCATCGACCTTGTCGAGGACCGTTTCCCGTCCCGCAAGGCCATGCAGCGCTCGGAAGACCTCGAAGAAGAACGCCGCCTGATGTACGTTGCCTGCACCCGCGCCAAGAAATGCCTCAAACTCTTTGTCCCCGGCTCGGTCTACAACCGAGCAAGCGGCATGTCCGACCCAACCATGGCCAGCCCGTTCGTGCTGGAACTGCCCAATACGGTTTACGACCGATTCAATGAATCCTACAGTGGCGGATTGGAAAAACGGCGCACTGCACAAAGCGGTTCCGGCTCAATGCGTAAAAACAGCACCATGTCGACAAGTCCTTCAACCGGCACCACGCCCGACACAGCTCAGACCAAACTCGGATTTTGCAAACACAAGATTTTCGGCAAAGGCAAAATCATCGCCGCCCCGGAACCGAACAAATACAAGGTCAACTTCCCCGGTTTCGGCATAAAAACCATCATCGGCGATTACCTTGAAATGCTCTAA
- a CDS encoding alkaline phosphatase family protein, which produces MSILLSSAPGKKRMVVLGLDGLPLELAKQLGTALPNIGRLTAEASTVRAEIPELSPVNWTSFFTGHGPERHETFGFSRMDPRSYQLRITDSTDINCPTIFDKLGESGLISRVINLPNTYPARPLRGMLVSGFVSHELEKAAYPPFLAGKLADSGYKLEADTNRGAADLDYLLAELRQTLVSRLNALDTLWPDLAWDLFVHVFTETDRLFHFFMDAVLHQSHPKHMDCMRFLADWDTAIGVFLNKYDALPGPKRLMVLADHGFTELKTEVCLNTWLKEQGFLSLTHAPENEWDATVIGAESRAFAMDPGRIYIHTEKFSRGRVTPAEKNGLVQTIKNDLTGLTFQGEQVMEHIYTAGELYPGTESGDVPDLICESRPGFDLKAKFDRDTIFGLHGRTGAHTVDGAIFYDSEGLRPGRMRDTGRSILEYFNISDN; this is translated from the coding sequence ATGAGCATTCTTCTATCATCAGCTCCCGGCAAAAAGCGGATGGTCGTCCTCGGTCTGGACGGCCTGCCGCTTGAACTGGCGAAACAGCTCGGTACTGCATTGCCGAATATTGGACGCCTCACAGCAGAGGCCTCCACAGTCCGGGCGGAAATCCCGGAACTATCCCCAGTCAACTGGACGTCCTTTTTCACGGGCCATGGTCCGGAAAGACACGAGACATTCGGATTCTCGCGCATGGACCCGCGATCATACCAGCTCCGAATCACAGACAGCACCGACATCAACTGCCCGACCATATTCGACAAATTAGGTGAATCAGGTCTGATCTCACGCGTGATCAACCTGCCCAACACCTACCCGGCCCGCCCCTTGCGAGGCATGCTTGTCTCAGGCTTTGTGTCGCACGAGCTTGAAAAGGCCGCCTATCCGCCGTTTCTGGCCGGAAAACTGGCCGATTCCGGTTACAAGCTGGAAGCCGACACCAACCGAGGCGCAGCAGACCTTGATTACCTGCTTGCCGAGCTTCGCCAGACACTTGTGTCACGCCTCAATGCACTGGACACGCTCTGGCCGGACCTCGCGTGGGACCTCTTTGTCCATGTCTTCACTGAAACGGACCGCCTCTTTCACTTTTTCATGGACGCAGTGCTGCACCAATCGCACCCGAAACACATGGACTGCATGCGATTTCTCGCAGACTGGGACACGGCCATCGGCGTATTCCTCAATAAATACGACGCCCTTCCCGGCCCCAAGCGGCTCATGGTTCTGGCGGATCACGGTTTTACCGAATTGAAAACCGAAGTCTGTCTCAACACATGGCTGAAAGAACAGGGATTTCTTTCCCTGACGCACGCACCGGAAAACGAATGGGACGCCACGGTGATCGGAGCCGAAAGCCGTGCCTTTGCCATGGACCCGGGACGTATCTACATCCATACCGAAAAGTTTTCACGGGGACGCGTCACGCCTGCCGAAAAAAACGGCCTTGTCCAGACAATCAAAAACGACCTGACAGGCTTGACCTTCCAAGGGGAGCAGGTCATGGAACATATCTACACAGCGGGCGAACTCTACCCCGGAACCGAGTCAGGCGACGTGCCGGACCTGATCTGCGAGTCCCGCCCCGGCTTCGATCTCAAAGCCAAATTTGACCGGGACACAATATTCGGTCTGCATGGCCGGACCGGAGCACACACGGTGGACGGTGCCATCTTTTACGACAGCGAAGGCCTACGTCCCGGCAGAATGCGCGACACAGGCCGCAGTATCCTTGAATATTTCAACATTTCGGACAACTGA
- a CDS encoding phosphatidylglycerol lysyltransferase domain-containing protein: MTLEFEPISLDRQKEYHASIKGCPQLVTSDFSFANIFGWCEHYGLEWAFHKDVCFIRQTKPEVIYWAPVGPWKKYDWKNCCAMRESKTFTRVPEELAKLWQEAYGDEITVTENRDHWDYLYSINDLVTLKGKKFHKKKNLLNQFKKKYLYQYEPMGPECVEEVLEMQDEWYKWYEENNPSEALKAENHAITRVLHNIDQICGLTGATLRVEGKVIAYTVAEPICNDTLVIHFEKGDIRYKGVYQAINQMFLENEAEDYAYVNREQDLGDEGLRKAKLSYNPSFFLKKYEATIG, translated from the coding sequence ATGACTCTTGAATTCGAACCAATCAGCCTCGACAGGCAGAAGGAATATCACGCATCCATCAAGGGATGTCCGCAACTGGTAACCAGCGATTTCTCGTTCGCCAACATCTTTGGCTGGTGCGAGCATTACGGTCTGGAATGGGCATTCCACAAGGATGTCTGCTTTATCCGCCAGACCAAGCCGGAAGTCATCTATTGGGCTCCGGTCGGTCCGTGGAAAAAGTATGACTGGAAAAACTGCTGCGCCATGCGTGAAAGCAAGACCTTTACCCGTGTTCCGGAAGAGCTCGCCAAACTCTGGCAGGAAGCCTATGGCGACGAAATCACCGTCACGGAAAATCGAGATCACTGGGATTATCTCTATTCGATTAATGATCTGGTTACCCTGAAAGGTAAAAAATTCCATAAAAAGAAGAACCTGCTCAACCAATTCAAGAAGAAATACCTGTACCAATATGAACCCATGGGACCTGAATGCGTCGAAGAAGTTCTCGAAATGCAGGATGAATGGTACAAATGGTATGAAGAAAACAACCCGTCCGAGGCGCTCAAGGCCGAAAACCACGCCATCACCCGCGTGCTGCACAATATCGATCAGATATGCGGCCTCACAGGCGCTACCCTGCGTGTCGAAGGCAAAGTCATCGCCTACACGGTTGCCGAGCCTATCTGCAACGACACGCTCGTCATCCACTTTGAAAAGGGCGATATCCGCTACAAAGGCGTGTATCAGGCCATCAACCAGATGTTCCTGGAAAACGAAGCCGAAGACTACGCCTACGTCAACCGCGAGCAGGATCTCGGCGATGAAGGATTGCGTAAAGCGAAACTCTCGTACAATCCTTCGTTCTTCCTGAAAAAATATGAGGCGACCATAGGTTAG
- a CDS encoding MATE family efflux transporter has protein sequence MPNNISEISMSRAPYRTIWNLAWPQILMMVFHFFIGMADVWVAGYINREVQASLGIISQSLFFLLVVAVAFANGAVAAISQSVGAGLHKRVQRYVGLCLIIALIFGAVFLVLGFPLKGALLTALQVPSEMRPITEYFLEVYLLVLPPYYILLITNAVFRARKQVMCPLYSMMTVTLLNTVLDIGLGLGWWGFPNIGFKGLAWATFGSVTAGALMNLAMLARQGLLKPESFAPVRWMKRALPYLAKVAWPAGLLQIVWHSGYLVLYAITASIPWGAVDALAGMAIGLRIESLLFLPAFAFNLTASIIIGHYLGAQQPEEAKKFGYRILSIGLISISLFAILVWPFIAPWVDLLTRDAAVAAQAVSYLKWNLLAIPFTLTSLILAGAFNGAGATLYNMFIMGAATWGIRLPLAYGLGHFFMDSAEGIWIAMFCSQIIQSLTLLYFYTFKNWQRFAMIKKRNENNAKESA, from the coding sequence ATGCCCAACAATATCAGCGAAATAAGCATGTCCCGTGCGCCCTACCGCACCATCTGGAATCTGGCATGGCCCCAGATTCTCATGATGGTATTTCACTTTTTCATCGGCATGGCCGATGTCTGGGTGGCGGGATACATCAACCGGGAAGTGCAGGCCTCCCTTGGAATCATTTCGCAGTCGCTCTTTTTCCTGCTCGTCGTCGCTGTTGCATTTGCCAATGGCGCAGTCGCAGCCATCAGCCAATCAGTCGGTGCAGGACTTCATAAAAGAGTCCAGCGTTACGTGGGGTTATGCCTGATAATCGCCTTGATCTTCGGTGCCGTCTTCCTTGTCCTCGGGTTCCCGCTCAAGGGCGCCCTGCTGACTGCTCTTCAGGTGCCTTCGGAGATGCGTCCGATCACCGAATATTTCCTTGAAGTATACCTCCTTGTCCTGCCGCCCTACTACATACTCCTCATCACCAATGCGGTATTCCGGGCACGCAAGCAGGTGATGTGCCCACTCTACAGCATGATGACCGTCACTTTGCTCAATACCGTGCTCGACATCGGCCTCGGACTCGGCTGGTGGGGATTCCCGAATATCGGCTTCAAGGGGTTGGCATGGGCGACTTTCGGCTCAGTCACCGCAGGGGCGCTCATGAACCTCGCCATGCTTGCACGACAGGGGCTTCTCAAGCCTGAGAGCTTTGCTCCCGTCCGCTGGATGAAGCGCGCCCTGCCATATCTCGCCAAGGTGGCATGGCCTGCGGGGCTTCTACAGATCGTCTGGCACTCCGGATATCTGGTGTTGTATGCCATCACGGCAAGCATTCCATGGGGCGCGGTAGATGCTCTGGCAGGCATGGCTATCGGCCTGCGTATTGAATCCCTGCTCTTCCTGCCCGCATTCGCCTTCAACCTGACCGCGAGCATCATCATAGGTCATTATCTCGGCGCACAGCAGCCTGAAGAAGCCAAAAAATTCGGGTATAGGATTTTATCCATCGGACTGATTTCAATATCACTTTTCGCCATACTCGTCTGGCCTTTCATCGCGCCCTGGGTCGACCTGCTCACACGCGACGCTGCCGTGGCCGCACAGGCGGTGAGCTACCTCAAATGGAATCTGCTCGCCATCCCGTTCACTCTGACCAGCCTGATCCTGGCTGGAGCTTTCAACGGCGCAGGCGCGACCCTTTACAACATGTTCATCATGGGTGCGGCAACGTGGGGAATTCGTCTCCCACTGGCTTACGGGCTCGGCCATTTCTTCATGGACAGTGCCGAGGGCATCTGGATCGCCATGTTCTGCTCGCAGATCATCCAGTCCCTCACCCTGCTCTACTTCTACACCTTCAAAAACTGGCAGCGTTTCGCTATGATAAAAAAACGTAATGAAAATAATGCCAAGGAATCCGCATGA
- a CDS encoding ABC transporter ATP-binding protein, which produces MSTAVIDLKNITYAFPNRGTTLKGLDFQLHTGEKLGLFGPNGAGKTTMLHILMGLLTPQQGDVILFGKSMADGDDFDQARLKIGFLFQHSDDQLFCPTVLDDVAFGPLNQGLAKDAAKERAAQALETVGLAGFEDRVPYRLSGGEKKLVALATTLAMRPEVLVLDEPTTGLSPEAKSRLIEILGNLDMARLVVSHEPDFLAATTNRLIAMRDGQIRAGKLKPHTHTHVHEEGDVPHQH; this is translated from the coding sequence ATGAGTACCGCCGTCATCGACCTGAAAAACATCACATACGCTTTCCCCAACAGAGGAACGACTTTGAAAGGCCTTGATTTTCAACTGCACACAGGTGAAAAGCTAGGGCTTTTCGGTCCCAACGGCGCAGGCAAGACAACAATGCTTCATATCCTCATGGGGCTTCTCACTCCACAGCAGGGAGACGTGATCCTTTTCGGCAAATCCATGGCTGACGGCGACGACTTCGATCAGGCCCGACTCAAGATAGGCTTCCTTTTTCAACACTCGGACGACCAGCTTTTCTGTCCGACGGTTCTGGATGATGTAGCCTTTGGCCCCCTGAATCAGGGGCTTGCCAAAGACGCCGCAAAGGAACGGGCGGCACAGGCTCTTGAGACAGTCGGACTGGCCGGATTCGAGGACCGTGTTCCCTACCGACTCTCCGGCGGAGAAAAAAAGCTCGTCGCATTGGCGACCACTCTTGCCATGCGCCCCGAGGTGCTGGTTCTGGACGAACCCACCACAGGCCTGTCCCCCGAGGCAAAATCACGACTCATTGAAATACTTGGAAATCTGGATATGGCGCGCTTGGTCGTCTCGCATGAACCGGATTTCCTTGCTGCCACCACCAACCGTCTGATCGCCATGCGTGACGGCCAGATCCGTGCAGGTAAACTCAAGCCTCATACGCACACCCATGTACATGAGGAAGGCGACGTGCCGCATCAGCACTAG